One genomic region from Bacillus aquiflavi encodes:
- a CDS encoding superoxide dismutase: MAFELPKLPYAYDALEPHIDKETMNIHHTKHHNTYVTNLNNALDGNASLLEKSVEDVIANLGAVPESARTAVRNNGGGHANHSLFWQVISPNGGGEPKGELLEAINKQFGSYESFKEEFSKAATTRFGSGWAWLVVNNGELEVTSTPNQDSPLMEGKTPILGLDVWEHAYYLKYQNRRPEYINAFWNVVNWNEVAKRYSAAK, encoded by the coding sequence ATGGCATTTGAATTACCAAAATTACCTTACGCTTACGATGCTCTGGAACCTCATATCGATAAGGAAACGATGAACATTCATCATACGAAGCATCATAACACTTATGTAACAAATTTGAATAATGCGTTAGATGGAAATGCAAGCCTCCTAGAAAAATCAGTTGAGGATGTAATCGCAAATTTAGGGGCTGTACCTGAGTCAGCTCGCACTGCAGTAAGAAATAATGGTGGCGGACACGCTAATCATTCGTTGTTTTGGCAGGTTATTAGCCCAAATGGCGGCGGAGAACCAAAGGGCGAGTTACTAGAAGCAATAAACAAACAGTTTGGCAGCTATGAAAGTTTTAAAGAAGAATTTTCAAAGGCGGCTACGACTCGTTTTGGCTCCGGATGGGCATGGTTAGTTGTTAATAATGGCGAACTTGAAGTAACAAGTACACCGAATCAAGATTCTCCCCTTATGGAGGGAAAAACACCGATATTAGGGCTTGATGTATGGGAACATGCTTATTACTTAAAATATCAAAATCGCCGTCCTGAATATATTAATGCTTTTTGGAATGTTGTAAATTGGAATGAAGTGGCAAAACGATACAGTGCTGCAAAATAA
- a CDS encoding MFS transporter, with translation MSKMAKLFGDVELTKDLTLLLLIGGLYSLSVALSNTFVNIYLWKQSGQFVDLGLYNLSIVVMQPLTFILAGRWAKKIDRVIVLRIGVIFLALFYLTVLLIGTNASNFLLLLGSLLGIGYGFYWLAFNVLTFEITEPETRDFFNGFLGILTSAGGMIGPIGAGFIISQLEKFTGYTIVFGLSLTLFSLAVFLSFFLKRRPAKGDYCFKRIIAERRNNDNWRLITNAHFFQGLREGTFLFVISVFVFISTGSELALGTFGLINSGIAFLGYYFASRLIKEDQRKTAILIGGIILYLSIFLIVFELTFTKLLIYAGIIAVAYPILLVPYLSMTYDVIGRGWRAAEMRIEYIVVRELFLNSGRIVSIIAFLTAVTFFNEQKSIPILLLFIGAGHTCIYFFIRKIKLAG, from the coding sequence ATGAGCAAAATGGCAAAATTGTTTGGAGATGTTGAGTTAACTAAAGATTTAACATTGCTATTGTTAATCGGAGGACTGTATTCATTAAGTGTTGCATTGTCAAATACTTTTGTGAACATTTATTTGTGGAAGCAGTCTGGGCAGTTTGTTGATTTAGGTTTATATAATTTGTCAATTGTTGTCATGCAGCCGCTTACGTTCATTTTAGCCGGAAGATGGGCAAAGAAAATTGACAGGGTGATTGTTTTAAGGATTGGCGTTATTTTTTTAGCTTTGTTCTATTTAACTGTTTTATTGATCGGAACGAATGCATCAAACTTTTTGCTATTACTCGGGAGCTTACTCGGAATTGGCTACGGTTTTTATTGGCTTGCATTTAATGTGTTAACGTTCGAAATAACAGAACCGGAAACAAGGGATTTTTTTAATGGCTTTTTAGGAATATTAACGTCTGCTGGAGGAATGATTGGTCCAATTGGAGCAGGGTTTATCATATCTCAGCTTGAGAAGTTTACAGGCTATACCATTGTTTTTGGATTATCGCTTACGCTATTTTCTTTAGCTGTTTTTTTAAGTTTTTTCTTAAAGCGACGTCCTGCTAAAGGAGACTATTGTTTTAAGCGAATTATTGCAGAGCGTAGGAACAATGACAACTGGCGTCTCATAACGAATGCCCACTTTTTTCAAGGGCTGCGGGAAGGGACGTTTTTATTTGTCATATCAGTATTTGTCTTCATATCAACTGGAAGTGAACTCGCATTAGGGACGTTTGGGTTGATTAACTCCGGAATTGCTTTTTTAGGCTACTATTTTGCTTCAAGATTAATTAAAGAAGATCAGCGGAAAACAGCAATTCTTATTGGAGGGATTATTTTATATTTATCCATTTTTTTAATTGTCTTTGAATTAACCTTTACAAAGCTGCTTATCTATGCGGGAATTATTGCTGTCGCTTATCCAATCTTACTCGTACCATACTTATCGATGACGTATGATGTAATTGGCAGGGGATGGAGAGCGGCTGAAATGAGAATCGAATATATCGTTGTGAGAGAGTTATTTTTAAACTCGGGAAGAATTGTCTCTATTATTGCCTTTTTAACAGCTGTTACTTTTTTTAATGAGCAAAAAAGCATCCCGATTCTGCTATTATTTATCGGAGCAGGACATACTTGCATTTATTTTTTTATTAGAAAAATTAAATTAGCAGGGTAA
- a CDS encoding peptidoglycan D,D-transpeptidase FtsI family protein, giving the protein MEKKKKKKKQIPFRINLLFFAVFILFSILILRLGVVQIVKGEDYKRKVERTEDIVVNTPVPRGKMFDRTGKVIVDNTPKNAITYTQYKGVKREKMLKVAERLAKIIDKDTSKITERDMKDYWILKNPERAKKKLTKAEMSDEKLEEKDLYKLQLERITEKELKELTKEDLKVLAVYREFISGYALTPQIVKNENVTPEEFALVSENLEVLPGVDTTTDWDRHYIYGDTLKTVLGNVSSSDEGLPMDQLDHFLSRGYNRNDRVGKSYIELQYEEVLHGQKTKVKNITKGNDVLEAETLSAGQRGKDLVLTIDMDLQLAVEKIIEEELLIAKRQSNTQLLDRAFVVLMDPHTGEILTMAGKQYTKNEKTGQMEMRDFALGNITTSYNVGSAVKGATVLTGFKTGAIKPKQVFNDTPMKINTLIKKSYSNLGPLNDIDALKRSSNVYMFHIAIKIGEGRYQYGRPLPINTKAFDIIRDSFSEFGLGVRTGIDLPNETPGLKGPDTLPGFLLDISIGQYDTYTTMQLAQYVSTIANGGYRVQPHIVKEIREPMIENNELGPVVETIGPTILNHVDLEQEWIDRVQEGFRKVMQEAGGTAARNFKGKPYNPAGKTGTAEAFYDGPERAKFKEPPEVMNLSLVAYAPHDNPEVAMAVLIPWAYQARSGHTANLTIGERVLSTYFDLKKQRLEQGESAGNTVQAEQTANEGN; this is encoded by the coding sequence TTGGAAAAGAAGAAAAAAAAGAAAAAGCAAATTCCGTTCCGAATAAATTTGCTTTTCTTTGCAGTTTTTATATTATTCTCGATTCTCATCTTACGGCTTGGAGTTGTGCAAATAGTAAAGGGGGAAGATTATAAACGAAAAGTCGAACGGACAGAAGATATTGTCGTCAATACTCCCGTTCCCCGCGGAAAAATGTTCGATAGAACAGGAAAAGTTATCGTCGATAACACTCCAAAAAATGCGATCACATACACGCAATATAAAGGTGTAAAACGAGAAAAAATGTTAAAGGTTGCAGAACGGTTAGCTAAAATAATCGATAAAGATACATCTAAAATTACAGAGCGGGATATGAAAGATTATTGGATTCTTAAAAACCCGGAGCGCGCTAAGAAGAAATTAACGAAAGCGGAAATGAGCGATGAAAAGTTAGAAGAAAAGGATTTATATAAATTACAGCTCGAACGGATTACAGAGAAGGAACTGAAAGAGTTAACTAAAGAAGACTTAAAAGTGTTAGCAGTTTATCGAGAGTTTATAAGCGGCTATGCGCTTACTCCGCAAATTGTTAAAAATGAAAACGTTACGCCTGAAGAGTTTGCACTCGTTAGTGAAAATTTAGAAGTATTGCCAGGTGTCGATACGACTACTGATTGGGATAGACATTACATATATGGGGATACACTTAAAACTGTATTAGGAAATGTATCTTCTTCTGACGAAGGATTGCCTATGGATCAGCTTGATCATTTTCTTTCACGAGGTTATAACCGAAACGACCGAGTTGGAAAAAGCTATATTGAACTGCAATACGAAGAAGTGCTTCACGGTCAAAAAACAAAGGTAAAAAACATTACGAAAGGGAATGATGTGCTTGAAGCAGAGACATTATCTGCAGGGCAGCGCGGTAAAGATCTCGTTCTGACCATTGATATGGATTTGCAACTAGCTGTTGAAAAAATTATCGAAGAAGAGCTGCTAATTGCAAAAAGACAATCTAATACTCAGCTGCTAGACCGTGCTTTCGTTGTATTAATGGATCCGCATACTGGAGAAATATTAACGATGGCCGGCAAACAATATACAAAAAATGAAAAAACCGGTCAAATGGAAATGCGTGACTTTGCTTTAGGAAATATTACAACGTCTTATAATGTCGGCTCAGCTGTAAAAGGAGCTACAGTATTAACCGGTTTTAAAACAGGAGCCATTAAACCTAAGCAGGTGTTCAATGATACTCCGATGAAAATAAACACATTAATAAAAAAATCTTACAGTAATTTAGGACCACTTAATGATATTGATGCTTTAAAGCGTTCTTCTAACGTATATATGTTCCATATCGCTATAAAGATTGGAGAAGGTCGTTATCAATACGGTCGTCCACTGCCTATTAACACGAAAGCATTTGATATTATAAGAGATTCATTTAGTGAATTTGGGCTTGGGGTAAGAACGGGAATTGATTTACCGAATGAAACCCCTGGCTTAAAGGGACCAGATACATTACCTGGTTTCCTGCTCGATATCTCAATTGGGCAGTATGATACGTATACGACGATGCAACTTGCTCAATACGTTTCTACAATTGCAAATGGTGGTTACCGTGTGCAGCCACATATCGTAAAGGAAATCCGCGAGCCTATGATAGAAAACAATGAACTTGGACCAGTTGTAGAAACGATAGGACCGACGATTTTAAATCATGTAGATTTAGAGCAAGAGTGGATCGATCGTGTACAAGAAGGGTTTCGGAAAGTAATGCAAGAAGCGGGCGGAACTGCGGCTAGAAATTTCAAAGGGAAGCCATATAACCCAGCGGGAAAAACAGGAACTGCGGAAGCTTTTTACGACGGGCCGGAAAGAGCAAAATTTAAAGAACCGCCTGAAGTAATGAATTTAAGTTTAGTCGCATACGCACCCCACGATAATCCAGAAGTGGCAATGGCCGTCTTAATACCGTGGGCGTATCAGGCAAGAAGCGGGCATACAGCTAATTTGACAATTGGAGAGCGTGTTTTATCGACTTATTTTGATCTTAAAAAACAACGGCTAGAACAAGGAGAGTCCGCAGGGAATACGGTTCAAGCAGAGCAAACGGCTAATGAAGGAAATTAA
- a CDS encoding DUF456 domain-containing protein, protein MELLYWVIIILLFVIAYFGLVYPIIPSVLSIFAGFLLYGILFSFAPFSWLFWLVQSLFTVLLFGADYIANMIGVKKYGGSKAGVWGSTIGLLVGPFVIPVIGILIGPFIGAVVAEILVEKKEIKDAVKIGLGSVVGFISSVFTKGIIQTIMIGYFLIVVLL, encoded by the coding sequence ATGGAGTTATTATATTGGGTTATCATTATCCTATTATTTGTGATCGCTTATTTTGGGTTAGTGTATCCGATTATTCCAAGTGTTCTATCTATTTTTGCAGGCTTTTTATTATATGGAATCTTATTCTCTTTTGCTCCTTTTTCCTGGCTGTTTTGGCTAGTGCAAAGTTTATTTACTGTATTGCTATTCGGTGCTGATTACATTGCAAACATGATTGGTGTAAAAAAATATGGCGGCTCAAAAGCGGGCGTTTGGGGCAGTACGATTGGACTTTTGGTAGGTCCTTTCGTTATTCCAGTAATCGGGATTTTAATAGGACCGTTTATTGGGGCCGTTGTTGCTGAGATTTTAGTTGAGAAAAAGGAAATCAAAGATGCAGTTAAAATCGGTTTAGGTTCAGTTGTAGGCTTTATTAGCAGTGTTTTTACAAAAGGGATCATTCAAACAATTATGATCGGCTACTTTTTAATCGTTGTATTATTGTAG